Proteins encoded in a region of the Lepidochelys kempii isolate rLepKem1 chromosome 22, rLepKem1.hap2, whole genome shotgun sequence genome:
- the SNX19 gene encoding sorting nexin-19 isoform X2 translates to MENQRMLKTQEPCASLGSGLSELVGNRKLMVLGALLAWLLVVHLLVNIWLLCLLSGLLAVLGGWLGSQAIISTCTRLHLERFVLLESCPQSPEAERQLDEEIDRMIQKIIRDFVSSWYRTVSSEQGFEDEVRKAMTGLALELKRRMALVDKQALTHKILLLCGCHLQSYMKARESTEAARSPVGPAQLAHQLWRAYGELSAPHPAVQSPAMEVNYARSIVDVLLRVLVPKPHLETRTGRFVVVELVTCNVLLPMIKKMSDPDWINLLLIGIFSKMGSKGERRRGKGEEPLLAAAPCQPAVPNSLPLKVVAPSPRPSELPSYDVVDSLECNPQEGEEGKDLSSGEPGADVDGRKAGSTPVRYPQPDTLGSLFLCEDSELESPMSDLGKDSDSVVLLSTEEFLTDTFQDSFAGLEGPDGLDQEDGVGAKDGYLEESTASSSETSVLPSVLGQCPDIQIDPTVEKEESLASVTVLLADPEKPFSRRPSFLENPAKSPLDPSQPPLPLYSSHTFSFEPLSSPDSPVVIQNLRITGTITAREHSGTGFHPYTLYTVKYETALESENANSLQQVAYHTVNRRYREFLNLQTRLEEKPELRKFVKNVKGPKKLFPDLPFGNMDSDKVEARKSLLESFLKQLCSIPEIANSEQVQEFLALNTDARIAFVKKPFVVSRIDKIVLNAIVDTLKTAFPRSEPQSPTEELSEAEVDGKSQTDGKKANKPRLRFPSSKIAPVLSVAEAHERILYGLREASTVSDPLSLAGMESFIQKQEKLLEAMSSEAPETEGTGPTHVPQQPVRQKDDPGSETPLADTALDLLHLLMVDRWRWLCTENMQKVLHLLFGSLIQSLSR, encoded by the exons ATGGAAAACCAGAGGATGCTAAAGACACAGGAGCCCTGCGCTAGCCTCGGCAGCGGACTGAGCGAGCTGGTAGGGAACAGGAAGCTGATGGTTTTGGGGGCCCTGTTAGCCTGGTTATTAGTCGTCCACTTGCTGGTTAACATCTGGCTGCTTTGCCTCCTCTCCGGCTTGCTGGCGGTGTTGGGGGGATGGCTGGGTTCCCAGGCCATCATCAGCACCTGCACCCGGCTCCACTTGGAACGGTTCGTCCTGCTGGAGAGCTGCCCACAGAGCCCCGAGGCGGAGAGGCAGCTGGACGAGGAGATTGACCGCATGATCCAGAAGATCATCCGGGACTTTGTGTCCTCGTGGTACCGGACAGTTAGCAGCGAGCAGGGCTTCGAGGACGAGGTGAGGAAGGCCATGACAGGCCTGGCCCTAGAGCTCAAAAGGAGGATGGCACTGGTGGACAAGCAAGCCTTGACCCATAAGATTCTCTTGCTTTGTGGCTGCCACCTGCAAAGCTACATGAAAGCAAGGGAGAGCACGGAGGCTGCAAGGAGCCCGGTGGGACCGGCTCAGCTGGCACACCAGCTCTGGCGAGCGTACGGTGAGCTTTCTGCCCCGCACCCAGCcgtccagagcccagccatggaaGTGAACTACGCTCGGAGCATTGTGGACGTGTTGCTCCGGGTGCTGGTGCCCAAGCCTCACCTGGAAACTAGGACTGGGCGCTTCGTGGTGGTGGAGCTGGTCACCTGCAATGTTCTTCTGCCTATGATCAAGAAGATGTCTGATCCTGACTGGATCAACCTGTTACTAATTGGGATTTTCTCCAAGATGGGCAGcaaaggggaaaggagaaggggaaagggggaggagccTCTTTTGGCCgccgccccctgccagcccgcAGTGCCGAATTCTTTGCCACTGAAAGTTGTGGCACCATCTCCAAGGCCTTCGGAGCTCCCCAGTTACGATGTGGTGGACAGTCTGGAGTGCAACCCTcaagagggggaagaggggaaggacCTGTCGAGTGGGGAGCCTGGTGCTGATGTTGATGGTAGGAAAGCAGGGAGCACACCCGTGCGCTACCCCCAGCCAGATACTCTGGGCTCCCTCTTCCTGTGTGAGGACTCAGAGCTGGAATCCCCTATGTCTGACCTCGGCAAGGACTCGGATTCTGTGGTGCTCTTGTCCACAGAGGAATTCCTCACCGACACGTTCCAGGATTCCTTTGCGGGGCTGGAGGGGCCGGACGGCCTGGACCAAGAGGACGGTGTGGGTGCCAAGGATGGGTACCTGGAGGAGAGCACTGCCTCTAGCTCTGAAACGAGCGTCCTCCCCTCTGTGTTGGGCCAGTGCCCCGACATACAAATCGACCCCACAGTGGAGAAGGAGGAAAGCTTGGCATCTGTCACCGTCCTGCTGGCCGATCCAGAGAAGCCTTTCTCGAGGCGACCGTCCTTTCTGGAGAACCCAGCAAAGAGTCCCCTGGACCCCAGTCAGCCGCCTCTCCCACTCTACTCCTCCCATACCTTCAGCTTTGAGCCACTCAGTAGCCCTGACAGCCCAGTCGTCATCCAGAACCTGCGGATAACTGGAACCATCACTGCCCGGGAGCACAGCGGGACCGGTTTCCATCCCTACACACTCTACACGGTCAAG TATGAGACAGCACTGGAGAGTGAGAACGCCAACAGCCTCCAGCAGGTGGCCTACCACACCGTGAACCGGCGCTACCGCGAGTTCCTGAACCTGCAGACCAGGCTGGAGGAGAAACCTGAGCTGCGGAAATTCGTTAAAA ATGTCAAAGGTCCAAAGAAACTTTTCCCTGATCTTCCATTCGGAAACATGGATAGTGACAAGGTGGAAGCCAGAAAAAGTCTCCTGGAATCGTTCTTGAAG CAACTGTGCAGCATTCCCGAGATTGCCAATAGTGAGCAGGTGCAGGAGTTCCTCGCCCTGAACACAGACGCCAGGATCGCGTTTGTCAAGAAACCCTTTGTGGTCTCCAGAATAGACAAG ATTGTGCTCAATGCCATTGTGGACACTTTGAAGACGGCATTCCCCAGGTCGGAACCTCAGAGCCCAACGGAAGAGCTCAGCGAGGCAGAGGTGGATGGGAAATCCCAGACAGATGGGAAGAAGGCTAATAA GCCCAGGCTGAGGTTCCCGTCCAGTAAAATCGCTCCGGTGCTGAGCGTGGCCGAAGCACATGAGAGGATCCTGTACGGCCTGAGGGAGGCCAGCACT GTCTCTGACCCCTTGTCCCTGGCCGGAATGGAGTCCTTCATTCAGAAGCAGGAGAAGTTGCTGGAGGCGATGTCCAGCGAGGCCCCAGAAACCGAGGGGACAGGCCCCACGCATGTCCCGCAGCAGCCGGTGCGCCAGAAGGATGACCCTG GTTCTGAGACGCCCCTGGCAGACACGGCTCTGGACCTGCTGCATCTGCTGATGGTGGATCGCTGGAGGTGGCTCTGCACTGAGAACATGCAGAAGGTGCTGCACCTGCTCTTCGGGTCCCTGATCCAAAG tctcTCTCGCTAG